The following are encoded together in the Bacillus sp. NP157 genome:
- a CDS encoding TetR/AcrR family transcriptional regulator: MSHLDNLPAPNRQQRVLQAACSLFLRDGYRVSMGAVAREAGVSKQTVYAHFENKDTLFHAAVEQLVLPLHASLSPERRGLAATLLALAQAHQTHVMDHDNVALGRMLIAEAPRFPGAARTFFRTAIETVASRLSSCMAEAMDNGEMRREDPDVAAELFLSMLHGLEGDRRLFGLRARGPKAQDDWARHAVTVFMHAYDILPDARPRTNKKPGKGTEFS, translated from the coding sequence ATGTCTCACCTGGATAACCTCCCGGCGCCAAACCGGCAACAACGGGTGCTCCAGGCGGCGTGCTCACTGTTCCTGCGCGACGGATATCGCGTCAGCATGGGGGCCGTGGCCCGCGAGGCGGGGGTATCCAAGCAGACCGTGTACGCGCATTTCGAAAACAAGGACACCCTCTTCCACGCTGCCGTCGAACAACTTGTCCTTCCCTTGCACGCGAGCCTCTCCCCGGAGCGCCGCGGCCTGGCCGCCACGCTACTGGCGTTGGCCCAGGCGCACCAGACCCACGTGATGGACCACGACAACGTCGCCCTTGGGCGGATGCTGATCGCAGAGGCGCCCCGTTTTCCAGGCGCCGCGCGGACATTCTTCCGTACGGCGATCGAAACCGTGGCGTCCCGGCTGTCCAGTTGCATGGCCGAGGCGATGGATAACGGCGAGATGCGCCGGGAGGACCCGGACGTGGCAGCGGAGCTGTTCCTGTCCATGTTGCATGGGCTGGAAGGGGACCGCCGCCTGTTTGGCTTGCGCGCGAGGGGGCCCAAGGCGCAGGACGACTGGGCCCGCCACGCCGTCACCGTATTTATGCACGCGTACGACATCCTCCCGGATGCCCGGCCGCGAACGAACAAGAAACCTGGAAAAGGAACGGAGTTCTCATGA
- a CDS encoding NAD-glutamate dehydrogenase, producing MNAIRSAENGQFQTHVFDELKKIDYPAERLNEARFFIDAFFERMAEADHALHTPARWAALIADLLAFARQRAPGKASVRVYNPGVTGTRAVIEVVTDDMPFLVDTVSMVAAAHADIHAIIHPVVPVTRSAAGQLEAMGVGEHAESIMRFEIDRIDDTELDTVKASVETALADVREAVVDWRAMRAKMNEVADDLGKRALPYTAEEVHEASDFLRWVADNHFTFMGYREYEVAADAGDEVLKTVEGSGLGILRTAERSLAPRSLRTLVASELPRSGSTDAIILTKTNARSPIHRAGYMDYIGVLRFDANGRPAAEQRFLGLFSSNAYMAHPQHVPLVRDKCEAVMTRSGLKRDSHSGKALQHILDTLPRDELFQCSTDELFALASGLLELAQRTRTRLFIRRDSYGRFFSCLVYIPRDRFNTTVRERVEAVLREAFHGEHVDSAVLMGESALVRLHVTVRPRIGDHPAYDAADIESKIVSIARNWYDELRDQLVATAGEQPGIILANRYGKALPAGYVDEVSPAVAAADVRALAGLDGPDAISMSFYHPPHRPEELRFKVYRSGSDIALSEVLPQLENLGLRVLTEHMYEVKLGDAALFIQDFEVQPVGRLAFDVAQVGSIFEDAFEQIWRGNAENDGFNRLVLGAKLNWRQVAILRGYCKYLLQTGVAFSQAYMEDALNRYPAIAGLIIEMFNARFDPRRESLDGDQRKRAEELLSHEMHALMDPETLAAHPGLIGNLIASLALPREQQATAVEEAINALLDNVSSLDEDRILRSFISLVHATLRTSFFQAWDGSFRAYIAFKFDSHKVPELAKPVPFREIFVYAPRVEGIHLRFGSVARGGLRWSDRREDFRTEVLGLVKAQMVKNTVIVPVGSKGGFFVKRPPVGGDRDAQLAEGIACYRMFINGLLDITDNLVEGKVVPPHDVVRHDNDDPYLVVAADKGTATFSDIANAISTEHGFWLDDAFASGGSNGYDHKGMGITANGAWESVKRHFRAMGRDSQTQDFTTVGVGDMSGDVFGNGMLLSEHIRLLAAFDHRHIFLDPNPDAAKSFVERQRMFALPRSSWEDYDKSLISAGGGVYPRTAKSIPVSAEAKAALGIRSEGTHMAPNDLLSAILKAPVDLLWNGGIGTYVKATSETHAEVGDRANNALRVNGNELRCKVVGEGGNLGMTQKGRIEAAQAGVLLNTDFIDNSAGVDTSDHEVNIKILLNDAVQRGELTFEGRNKQLAEMTDEVGRLVLWDNYRQNQAITVMEHQSVRRLGSMAHFISTLEAEGLLDRQVESLPTSAELTERKQRGQGMTRPELSVLLSYDKIRLFQQLLDSDVPEDPYLSRELVRYFPVPLHEKYAGHMQRHRLKREIIATAVTNSTVNRMGATFMMRMQEDTGHGPAAIAKAYTAAREILDARDLWAELEALDGKVAEDTQIDAILQIWSLLRHLTRWLLNRPGGSLDIAANVDRYAAEVTTLRKALPDALTDTGRGDFSASQEKWEGLDVPAELAVRLARIPVLRAALDMVEVSKQSGKDMATVARVFYELGEALDLEWLRGQIEALPVEGAWHAQARGSLLDELNAQHRALALQVLAIAGDRSDISPVKAWLERDDATLKYTRTMLAEILTQNADYPIASVAVRRLAQLAQIPVT from the coding sequence ATGAATGCGATTCGCTCGGCCGAGAATGGCCAGTTCCAGACGCACGTTTTCGATGAACTGAAGAAAATCGACTACCCCGCGGAGCGCCTCAATGAAGCGCGCTTCTTCATCGACGCCTTCTTCGAGCGCATGGCGGAGGCTGACCATGCCCTGCACACGCCCGCTCGCTGGGCTGCCCTGATCGCCGACCTTCTGGCCTTCGCGCGCCAGCGCGCCCCCGGCAAGGCCAGCGTCCGGGTCTATAACCCGGGCGTCACCGGCACCCGTGCCGTGATCGAAGTCGTCACCGACGACATGCCGTTCCTGGTCGACACCGTGTCGATGGTGGCCGCGGCGCATGCCGACATCCACGCGATCATCCACCCGGTCGTCCCGGTGACGCGCTCGGCCGCCGGCCAGCTGGAAGCCATGGGGGTCGGCGAGCACGCCGAATCGATCATGCGTTTCGAGATCGACCGGATCGACGACACCGAGCTGGACACCGTGAAGGCCAGCGTCGAAACCGCCCTCGCCGACGTTCGTGAGGCCGTGGTCGACTGGCGCGCGATGCGCGCGAAGATGAACGAGGTCGCCGATGACCTCGGCAAGCGCGCCCTCCCGTATACCGCGGAAGAAGTGCACGAGGCTTCGGATTTCCTCCGCTGGGTCGCCGATAACCACTTCACCTTCATGGGTTACCGTGAATACGAAGTGGCGGCCGACGCCGGCGACGAAGTGCTGAAGACCGTCGAAGGCTCGGGCCTTGGCATCCTGCGCACCGCGGAGCGTTCGCTCGCACCGCGTTCGCTGCGCACGCTGGTGGCCAGCGAGCTGCCGCGCTCGGGTTCCACCGACGCGATCATCCTGACCAAGACCAACGCCCGCTCGCCGATCCATCGCGCGGGCTACATGGACTACATCGGCGTGCTTCGCTTCGACGCCAACGGCCGCCCGGCCGCGGAGCAGCGCTTCCTGGGCCTGTTCTCGTCGAATGCCTACATGGCCCATCCGCAGCACGTCCCGCTGGTGCGCGACAAGTGCGAAGCCGTGATGACCCGCTCGGGCCTGAAGCGCGATTCGCATTCGGGCAAGGCGCTGCAGCACATCCTCGATACCCTGCCGCGCGACGAACTGTTCCAGTGCAGCACCGACGAGCTGTTCGCGCTGGCCTCCGGCCTGCTCGAGCTGGCCCAGCGCACCCGCACCCGCCTGTTCATCCGCCGCGACAGCTACGGCCGGTTCTTCTCCTGCCTGGTCTACATCCCGCGCGATCGTTTCAACACCACGGTGCGCGAGCGCGTGGAAGCCGTGCTGCGCGAAGCGTTCCACGGCGAGCACGTGGATTCGGCCGTGTTGATGGGCGAATCGGCGCTGGTCCGCCTGCACGTCACCGTGCGTCCGCGCATCGGCGACCACCCGGCTTACGACGCGGCCGACATCGAGTCGAAGATCGTGTCGATCGCGCGTAACTGGTACGACGAACTGCGCGACCAGCTGGTCGCGACCGCTGGCGAGCAGCCGGGCATCATCCTCGCCAATCGCTATGGCAAGGCGCTGCCGGCCGGTTACGTGGACGAAGTCTCGCCGGCCGTGGCCGCGGCCGACGTACGCGCGCTGGCTGGCCTGGATGGCCCCGACGCCATCAGCATGTCGTTCTACCACCCGCCGCATCGCCCGGAAGAGCTGCGCTTCAAGGTCTACCGTTCCGGCTCGGACATCGCCCTTTCCGAAGTGTTGCCGCAGCTGGAAAACCTCGGCCTGCGCGTGCTCACCGAGCACATGTATGAAGTGAAGCTGGGCGACGCCGCCCTGTTCATCCAGGACTTCGAGGTGCAGCCGGTCGGCCGCCTCGCGTTCGACGTGGCGCAGGTTGGCAGCATCTTCGAAGATGCCTTCGAGCAGATCTGGCGTGGCAACGCCGAGAACGACGGCTTCAACCGCCTGGTGCTGGGCGCGAAGCTCAACTGGCGCCAGGTCGCCATCCTGCGCGGCTACTGCAAGTACCTGCTGCAGACCGGCGTGGCGTTCTCGCAGGCGTACATGGAAGACGCCCTGAACCGCTACCCGGCCATTGCCGGCCTGATCATCGAGATGTTCAACGCGCGCTTCGATCCACGCCGCGAAAGCCTCGATGGCGACCAGCGCAAGCGTGCCGAGGAACTGCTCTCGCACGAAATGCACGCGCTGATGGACCCGGAAACCCTGGCCGCGCACCCTGGCCTGATCGGCAACCTGATCGCCTCGCTGGCACTGCCGCGCGAGCAGCAGGCCACGGCCGTCGAGGAGGCCATCAACGCGCTGCTCGACAACGTGTCCAGCCTCGACGAAGACCGCATCCTGCGCAGCTTCATCTCGCTGGTCCACGCCACCCTGCGGACCAGCTTCTTCCAGGCCTGGGACGGCAGCTTCCGCGCCTACATCGCCTTCAAGTTCGATTCGCACAAGGTCCCCGAGCTGGCCAAGCCGGTGCCGTTCCGCGAAATCTTCGTCTACGCCCCGCGCGTGGAAGGCATCCACCTGCGCTTCGGTTCCGTCGCCCGCGGCGGCCTGCGCTGGTCGGACCGCCGCGAAGATTTCCGCACGGAAGTGCTCGGCCTGGTCAAGGCGCAGATGGTGAAGAACACCGTCATCGTGCCGGTCGGCTCGAAGGGCGGCTTCTTCGTCAAGCGTCCGCCCGTGGGCGGCGATCGCGACGCACAGCTGGCCGAGGGCATCGCGTGCTATCGCATGTTCATCAACGGCCTGCTCGACATCACCGACAACCTGGTCGAAGGCAAGGTCGTCCCGCCGCACGATGTGGTTCGCCATGACAACGACGACCCCTACCTGGTCGTTGCCGCGGACAAGGGCACGGCCACGTTCTCGGATATCGCCAACGCGATCTCCACCGAGCACGGCTTCTGGCTGGACGACGCCTTCGCCTCGGGCGGCTCCAACGGTTACGACCACAAGGGCATGGGCATCACGGCCAATGGCGCGTGGGAGTCGGTCAAGCGCCACTTCCGTGCCATGGGCCGGGATAGCCAGACCCAGGACTTCACCACGGTGGGCGTGGGCGACATGTCCGGCGACGTGTTCGGCAACGGCATGCTGCTCTCTGAGCACATCCGCCTGCTGGCTGCGTTCGACCACCGGCACATCTTCCTCGACCCGAACCCGGATGCGGCGAAGAGCTTCGTCGAGCGCCAGCGCATGTTCGCGCTGCCGCGTTCCTCGTGGGAGGACTACGACAAGTCGCTGATCTCCGCCGGTGGCGGTGTCTATCCGCGCACCGCCAAGTCGATCCCCGTGTCAGCCGAGGCGAAGGCCGCGCTGGGCATCCGCTCGGAAGGCACGCACATGGCGCCGAACGACCTGCTGTCGGCGATCCTGAAGGCACCGGTCGACCTGCTGTGGAACGGCGGTATCGGTACCTACGTGAAGGCCACCAGCGAGACGCATGCGGAAGTCGGCGATCGCGCCAACAACGCGCTGCGTGTCAACGGCAACGAGCTGCGCTGCAAGGTGGTGGGCGAGGGCGGCAACCTGGGCATGACGCAGAAGGGCCGCATCGAGGCCGCCCAGGCCGGCGTGCTGCTCAACACCGACTTCATCGACAACTCCGCCGGCGTGGACACCTCCGACCACGAGGTGAACATCAAGATCCTGCTGAACGATGCCGTCCAGCGTGGCGAGCTCACCTTCGAAGGTCGCAACAAGCAGCTCGCCGAGATGACCGATGAAGTCGGCCGCCTCGTGCTGTGGGACAACTATCGCCAGAACCAGGCCATCACCGTGATGGAGCACCAGTCGGTGCGCCGCCTGGGTTCGATGGCGCACTTCATCAGCACGCTGGAAGCCGAAGGGCTGCTCGATCGCCAGGTGGAGTCGCTGCCGACCTCGGCCGAGCTGACCGAGCGCAAGCAGCGTGGCCAGGGCATGACCCGTCCGGAGCTGTCGGTGCTGCTGTCGTACGACAAGATCCGCCTGTTCCAGCAGTTGCTCGATTCGGACGTGCCGGAAGATCCGTACCTGTCGCGCGAGCTGGTCCGCTACTTCCCCGTGCCGCTGCACGAAAAGTACGCCGGGCACATGCAGCGCCATCGCCTGAAGCGCGAGATCATCGCCACCGCCGTGACCAATTCCACGGTCAACCGCATGGGCGCGACGTTCATGATGCGCATGCAGGAAGACACCGGCCACGGCCCGGCGGCGATCGCCAAGGCCTACACCGCCGCCCGCGAAATCCTCGACGCCCGCGACCTGTGGGCCGAACTGGAGGCGCTGGACGGCAAGGTGGCCGAGGACACGCAGATCGACGCGATCCTGCAGATCTGGTCGCTGCTGCGCCACCTCACCCGCTGGCTGCTCAACCGTCCGGGCGGCTCGCTGGACATCGCGGCCAACGTCGACCGCTATGCGGCCGAGGTGACCACGCTGCGCAAGGCGTTGCCGGATGCCCTGACCGACACCGGTCGCGGTGACTTCAGCGCGAGCCAGGAAAAGTGGGAAGGCCTGGACGTGCCGGCCGAGCTGGCCGTCCGCCTCGCCCGCATCCCGGTGCTGCGCGCAGCGCTGGACATGGTCGAGGTGTCCAAGCAGAGCGGCAAGGACATGGCCACCGTGGCGCGCGTGTTCTACGAACTGGGCGAGGCCCTGGACCTGGAGTGGCTGCGCGGCCAGATCGAAGCGCTGCCGGTGGAAGGTGCATGGCACGCCCAGGCCCGCGGTTCGCTGCTGGACGAGCTCAACGCCCAGCATCGTGCGCTGGCCCTGCAGGTGCTCGCCATCGCCGGCGATCGTTCCGACATCAGCCCGGTCAAGGCCTGGCTGGAACGCGACGACGCCACGCTGAAGTACACCCGCACGATGCTTGCCGAGATCCTGACCCAGAACGCCGACTACCCGATCGCATCGGTCGCCGTCCGCCGCCTGGCCCAGCTGGCCCAGATCCCCGTCACCTGA
- a CDS encoding NAD kinase — protein sequence MRLAFVASETDVAQRARHALVKLYGGVEPADAEIIVSLGGDGFMLRTLHAHRTLGIPFYGMKLGRLGFLMNKHDTESLVERIERAHPAVLHPLEMHSTCCDGVEHRALAFNEVALLRQSNQAAHLQVRLNGEVKLDELVCDGILVATPAGSTAYNLSAHGPILPLDANVLALTPISPFRPRRWRGAILPHATKVGFDTKDPNKRPISATADFHEVRDVRSVEIRQSRRHGVRLLFDPEHNLQQRILDEQFAG from the coding sequence ATGCGCCTAGCCTTCGTAGCCAGCGAAACAGACGTCGCCCAACGCGCCCGCCATGCGCTGGTGAAGCTTTACGGTGGCGTGGAGCCGGCGGACGCGGAAATCATCGTGTCGCTCGGTGGTGACGGCTTCATGCTGCGCACGCTGCACGCGCACCGCACGCTTGGCATCCCGTTCTACGGCATGAAGCTGGGGCGCCTCGGCTTCCTCATGAACAAGCACGACACCGAGAGCCTGGTCGAGCGAATCGAGCGGGCCCATCCCGCGGTGTTGCATCCGTTGGAAATGCACAGCACCTGCTGCGATGGCGTGGAACACCGCGCACTCGCGTTCAACGAAGTGGCCTTGCTGCGCCAGAGCAACCAGGCGGCGCACCTGCAGGTACGCCTCAACGGCGAGGTGAAACTCGACGAGCTGGTCTGCGACGGCATCCTCGTGGCCACGCCGGCAGGCTCCACGGCCTACAACCTCTCGGCCCACGGCCCGATCCTGCCGCTGGACGCCAATGTGCTGGCGCTGACGCCGATCAGCCCGTTCCGCCCACGCCGCTGGCGTGGCGCGATCCTGCCGCACGCGACGAAGGTCGGGTTCGACACGAAGGATCCGAACAAGCGCCCGATCAGCGCCACCGCGGATTTCCACGAGGTGCGCGACGTACGCAGCGTCGAGATCCGCCAGAGCCGCCGCCACGGCGTACGCCTCCTGTTCGATCCCGAACACAACCTGCAGCAACGCATCCTCGACGAACAGTTCGCAGGCTAA
- a CDS encoding 5'-nucleotidase, whose amino-acid sequence MNSPDTDNSSTNAHADASVQDNRLVVAISSRALFDMGSSHELFERDGLDAYRAFQIEHEDELLKPGVAFPLVQKLLDLNKLSGDLPAVEVILLSRNSGDTGLRIFNAIQHYGLGISRAAFTSGAPTSDYIAPFKADLFLSANAEDVGRALRAGVAAATILPSTAPPRSTEQLRIAFDGDAVIFGDEGERVSKEQGLDAFHRNESELWAEPLSGGPFRGFLSALHRLQAAFPAETSPIRTALVTARSAPAHKRVILTLRRWGVRIDEALFLGGRDKGPFLDAFGADIFFDDSPANVESARRHVATGHVPHGVSNT is encoded by the coding sequence ATGAATTCCCCTGACACCGACAACTCGTCCACCAACGCCCACGCCGACGCCTCCGTCCAGGACAACCGTCTCGTCGTCGCCATCTCCTCGCGCGCGCTGTTCGACATGGGCAGCAGCCACGAGCTGTTCGAACGGGACGGGCTGGACGCCTACCGCGCCTTCCAGATCGAGCACGAAGACGAACTGCTGAAGCCCGGCGTGGCGTTCCCGCTGGTGCAGAAACTGCTCGACCTCAACAAGCTCTCCGGCGACCTGCCGGCCGTGGAAGTCATCCTGCTGTCGCGTAACTCAGGCGACACCGGCCTGCGCATCTTCAACGCCATCCAGCACTACGGCCTGGGCATCTCCCGCGCAGCCTTCACCAGTGGCGCGCCGACCTCCGATTACATCGCGCCGTTCAAGGCCGATCTGTTCCTCTCGGCGAACGCCGAAGACGTGGGCCGCGCCTTGCGCGCCGGCGTTGCCGCCGCGACGATCCTGCCGTCGACCGCGCCGCCGCGTTCCACCGAGCAGCTGCGCATCGCCTTCGACGGCGACGCGGTGATCTTCGGTGACGAAGGCGAGCGTGTCTCGAAAGAGCAGGGCCTCGACGCGTTCCATCGCAACGAGTCCGAGCTCTGGGCCGAACCGCTTTCCGGCGGTCCGTTCCGCGGCTTCCTGTCGGCATTGCATCGCCTGCAGGCCGCGTTCCCGGCCGAAACCTCGCCGATCCGCACGGCGCTGGTCACCGCGCGCTCCGCACCCGCGCACAAACGCGTGATCCTAACCCTGCGCCGCTGGGGCGTCCGCATCGACGAAGCGCTGTTCCTGGGTGGTCGCGACAAGGGCCCGTTCCTGGACGCCTTCGGCGCCGACATCTTCTTCGACGACAGCCCGGCCAACGTCGAATCCGCCCGCCGCCACGTCGCCACCGGCCACGTCCCGCATGGCGTTAGCAACACCTGA
- a CDS encoding DMT family transporter: protein MFKGVMLGFACYAAYAWSDAFVKSLEGTLPAYEAVFFGAVLALAALPFLKKPGDRWSEIVVSKLPGLWLLRAMAGAIGNVTAVMAFTALPMAEAFCLIFLLPIFVTILSVIFLREHVGWRRWSAVVVGFLGVLVVLRPGFRHLGTGHVAAIICGITGALSIIALRMAGASEKRITLYGAGVIGPMIAGFIMMLPHFVWPDAHQWFLVLGYGLFAAVGAVLLMLATQNAPAARVAPTQYSQMLWAILFGYLIFHDHLDWPMLVGIVLILGAGLFTFVREEKKTDWWRWTNIV from the coding sequence ATGTTCAAGGGTGTGATGCTCGGCTTCGCCTGCTACGCGGCCTACGCGTGGAGCGACGCCTTCGTGAAGTCCCTGGAGGGCACGCTGCCCGCGTACGAGGCGGTGTTTTTCGGCGCCGTGCTGGCCCTGGCCGCCCTGCCCTTCCTGAAAAAGCCCGGCGACCGCTGGAGCGAAATCGTCGTGTCGAAGCTGCCGGGCCTGTGGCTGTTGCGTGCCATGGCCGGTGCCATCGGCAACGTCACCGCGGTGATGGCATTCACCGCATTGCCGATGGCCGAGGCGTTCTGCCTGATCTTCCTCTTGCCGATCTTCGTCACCATCCTCTCGGTGATCTTCCTGCGCGAGCACGTGGGCTGGCGGCGCTGGTCGGCCGTGGTGGTCGGTTTCCTCGGCGTGCTGGTGGTGCTGCGCCCGGGCTTCCGCCACCTCGGCACAGGCCATGTCGCCGCGATCATCTGCGGCATCACCGGCGCGCTCTCGATCATCGCGCTTCGCATGGCCGGCGCCAGCGAAAAGCGCATCACGCTGTACGGTGCCGGCGTGATCGGCCCGATGATCGCCGGCTTCATCATGATGCTGCCGCACTTCGTCTGGCCGGACGCGCATCAGTGGTTCCTGGTGCTTGGCTACGGCCTCTTCGCCGCGGTGGGCGCCGTGTTGCTGATGCTGGCGACGCAGAACGCGCCGGCGGCGCGCGTGGCGCCCACGCAGTACAGCCAGATGCTGTGGGCGATCCTGTTCGGCTATCTCATCTTCCACGACCACCTCGACTGGCCGATGCTGGTCGGCATCGTGCTGATCCTCGGCGCGGGCCTGTTCACCTTCGTGCGCGAAGAGAAGAAAACCGACTGGTGGCGGTGGACGAACATCGTTTGA
- a CDS encoding acyl-CoA dehydrogenase family protein: MATRLDPLDLYDVRSLLTEEERMVQDAVGRFVDEKVLPIIGDCFDQGRFPAELVPEIASLGLLGATLPEEYGCAGMNGVSYGLICQELERGDSGLRSFASVQSSLCMYPIFAYGSEEQKSEYLPRMAAGEVIGCFGLTEPHGGSDPANMKTVARKDGGDWVINGAKMWITNGNLAHIAIVWAQTDEGIQGFIVPTDTKGFAAQEVHKKMSLRASVTSGLFFDDVRVPDSARLPNVKGLKGPLGCLNQARYGITWGPIGAAQACLKEVLDYTEQRILFGRPLAANQAVQLRMADMARRITTAQLLSLQLGRLKDAGRLQPTQVSLAKWNNVRMALDIARDCRDILGGAGITTEHSAIRHALNLESVITYEGTETVHQLVVGRELTGINAF; encoded by the coding sequence ATGGCAACCCGTCTCGACCCGCTCGATCTCTACGATGTTCGTTCGCTGCTCACGGAAGAAGAGCGCATGGTCCAGGACGCCGTCGGCCGCTTCGTCGACGAAAAGGTGCTCCCGATCATCGGTGACTGCTTCGACCAGGGCCGTTTCCCGGCCGAGCTGGTTCCCGAGATCGCCTCGCTGGGCCTGCTGGGCGCCACGCTGCCCGAGGAATACGGCTGCGCCGGCATGAACGGTGTCAGCTACGGCCTGATCTGCCAGGAACTGGAGCGCGGCGATTCCGGCCTGCGCAGCTTCGCTTCCGTGCAGAGCTCGCTGTGCATGTACCCGATCTTCGCCTACGGCTCCGAGGAGCAGAAGAGCGAATACCTGCCGCGGATGGCCGCGGGCGAGGTCATCGGCTGCTTCGGCCTCACCGAGCCGCACGGCGGTTCCGACCCGGCCAACATGAAGACCGTGGCCCGCAAGGACGGTGGCGACTGGGTGATCAACGGCGCCAAGATGTGGATCACCAACGGCAACCTCGCGCACATCGCCATCGTCTGGGCGCAGACCGACGAGGGCATCCAGGGCTTCATCGTGCCGACCGATACGAAGGGCTTCGCGGCGCAGGAAGTGCACAAGAAGATGAGCCTGCGTGCCTCGGTCACCTCGGGCCTGTTCTTCGACGACGTGCGCGTGCCCGACAGCGCTCGCCTGCCGAACGTGAAGGGCCTCAAAGGCCCGCTTGGCTGCCTCAACCAGGCCCGCTACGGCATCACCTGGGGCCCGATCGGCGCCGCCCAGGCCTGCCTGAAGGAAGTGCTGGACTACACCGAGCAGCGCATCCTGTTCGGCCGCCCGCTGGCCGCGAACCAGGCCGTGCAGCTGCGCATGGCCGACATGGCCCGCCGCATCACCACGGCCCAGCTGCTGTCGCTGCAGCTCGGCCGGCTGAAGGATGCCGGCCGCCTGCAGCCGACCCAGGTGTCGCTGGCGAAGTGGAACAACGTGCGCATGGCGCTGGACATCGCGCGCGACTGCCGCGACATCCTCGGCGGCGCCGGCATCACCACCGAGCACTCGGCGATCCGGCACGCGCTGAACCTCGAGTCGGTCATCACCTACGAAGGCACCGAGACGGTGCACCAGCTGGTGGTGGGCCGCGAGCTCACCGGCATCAACGCGTTCTGA
- a CDS encoding GNAT family N-acetyltransferase, which translates to MHGPRIETDRLILRPTAPDDFGAWAECMADPEVNRFLGGPQPRALAWRNFMTMAGSWSMLGFGMFSVIERATGRWVGRLGPWEPEGWPGHEIGWGLLRETWGKGYATEGAAASMDWAFEHLGWTEIIHSINTENIASIRVAEKLGSTWQGKGVLPAPFEGDVIDLWGQTREQWLARRR; encoded by the coding sequence ATGCACGGCCCGCGCATCGAAACGGATCGGCTGATCCTGCGTCCCACCGCGCCAGACGATTTTGGCGCATGGGCCGAGTGCATGGCCGATCCGGAAGTGAATCGCTTCCTCGGCGGCCCGCAACCGCGCGCGCTGGCATGGCGCAACTTCATGACCATGGCCGGTTCGTGGAGCATGCTCGGCTTTGGCATGTTCTCGGTGATCGAGCGCGCCACCGGCCGCTGGGTCGGCCGGCTTGGACCCTGGGAGCCCGAGGGCTGGCCCGGCCATGAAATCGGCTGGGGCCTGCTGCGCGAGACCTGGGGCAAGGGCTACGCTACCGAAGGCGCCGCGGCTTCCATGGACTGGGCCTTCGAACACCTGGGCTGGACCGAGATCATCCACTCGATCAATACGGAAAACATCGCCTCGATCCGCGTCGCCGAAAAGCTGGGCTCCACCTGGCAGGGCAAGGGCGTGCTGCCCGCACCGTTCGAAGGCGATGTCATCGACCTCTGGGGCCAGACGCGCGAGCAGTGGCTCGCCCGTCGCCGCTGA
- a CDS encoding glutathione S-transferase family protein translates to MSHLPTVYGLRSSGNCYKLQLLLDLLGKPYRWIDTDSSKGATRTPEFLALNPNGKVPLLVLEDGRRLAESNAILCYLAEGTAFLPADAWDRARTLQWLFFEQYSHEPYIAVARFVRRWLPEDHERQAEIPRLHERGGHALDVMEDHLGTESFFSGGTFGVADIALFAYTHCAADGGFDLSRWPRVGAWLERVRAQPRFSPMAA, encoded by the coding sequence ATGAGCCACCTGCCTACCGTGTACGGCCTGCGCTCGTCGGGCAACTGCTACAAGCTGCAGCTGCTGCTGGACCTGCTCGGCAAGCCCTACCGCTGGATCGACACCGACAGCTCCAAAGGCGCCACGCGCACGCCCGAATTCCTCGCGCTGAACCCCAACGGCAAGGTGCCGCTGCTGGTGCTCGAGGATGGCCGGCGGCTGGCGGAATCCAACGCGATCCTTTGCTACCTCGCCGAAGGCACGGCCTTCCTGCCTGCCGATGCGTGGGATCGCGCACGCACGCTGCAGTGGCTGTTCTTCGAGCAGTACAGCCACGAGCCGTACATCGCCGTCGCCCGTTTCGTCCGTCGCTGGCTGCCGGAAGACCACGAGCGCCAGGCCGAGATCCCGCGCCTGCACGAACGCGGCGGCCACGCACTGGACGTCATGGAAGACCACCTCGGCACCGAATCGTTCTTCAGCGGCGGTACGTTCGGCGTCGCCGACATCGCGCTGTTCGCCTACACCCATTGTGCCGCCGATGGCGGCTTCGACCTGTCCCGTTGGCCGCGCGTCGGCGCCTGGCTGGAGCGCGTGCGCGCCCAGCCGCGCTTCTCGCCGATGGCCGCCTGA